In Cydia strobilella chromosome 6, ilCydStro3.1, whole genome shotgun sequence, one DNA window encodes the following:
- the LOC134742016 gene encoding PXMP2/4 family protein 3 produces the protein MALSKPIMNLVASYLQNLYLNPIKTKAITSCVVGSAASIVSQVVAGDCVRLDPVLAFGLYGLLFGGTIPHYFYNIAERLFPEEVVAFPLVKKLLFERLVFAPFMQAFSLYTLARFEGKNHSAAVKQLYALYSTVLEANWKWLTLFQVINLAFVPPMLRVLFMNLVGFGWAMFLATKRRQQKEERKE, from the exons ATGGCCTTATCGAAACCGATCATGAATTTGGTGGCATCATACTTGCAAAATCTGTATTTGAATCCTATTAAAACAAAAGCAATCACAAG CTGTGTTGTGGGATCAGCAGCTAGCATTGTGTCACAAGTTGTAGCCGGAGACTGCGTCAGACTCGATCCAGTCTTAGCTTTTGGATTATATGG GTTATTATTTGGTGGTACAATCCCCCACTATTTCTACAACATAGCAGAGAGACTGTTTCCCGAAGAAGTAGTGGCCTTCCCTCTAGTGAAGAAGCTATTATTTGAAAGGCTGGTATTTGCTCCCTTCATGCAGGCCTTCTCGCTCTACACGTTGGCCAGGTTTGAGGGCAAGAATCACTCCGCTGCCGTTAAACAGCTGTATGCGTTGTACTCAACGGTTTTGGAAGCCAATTGGAAATGGTTGACACTGTTCCAAGTTATCAATTTGGCATTTGTGCCTCCAATG CTGCGAGTACTGTTCATGAATTTAGTTGGTTTCGGCTGGGCAATGTTCCTGGCTACAAAGAGACGCCAACAGAAGGAGGAACGGAAGGAGTAA
- the LOC134741996 gene encoding uncharacterized protein LOC134741996: MDQTTMQNISFQPKTMAELLPTLALNGILSKDAILTLTGKKKPRNTMAVNRTAEKAMKPLTMAEMRAQLQVFKGRTPCKAQPATSTKKKNWNSSIKVDKRVSHTAEGKLRNNVVRKVLNFQPPKPVAPVQAKTISNAHVSMMPPAHSRMTLTAAASKARMTLMPPETPKFPKPEHRAKKSLYTQAKTNVRISGICNIPETPVETKPPKPKVTIANKENSLYQANINRKSTAPKLIHHKKLAPPPIPDTPLSNDSWKSGSDASFIQKEKEIHETEAITNAILDAQRTLENIAEVSPPIATPFREYRNNIECHNNSSVMDNSNAENDTIMCFDNPTMLERVNNQDERLKGSEKVDREESVIVSLCDMLNKATVTNSESISKLDELLKVERQTEHNIKIIEDGIQALKNIKQLQCKELSQVRKLIRDRRNSRKVSDSDKDTTLVGNSAEPQSPPKSPVGHPCPVTRLSPKSPSYKIPKRTPCLRKRVFYKSMPNVVSDMSTPVKLDGGTALNMYMEMKEQLHFLNTPLVKARPALVPDTPAITSQNLQMQLNRLYNRS, from the exons ATGGATCAGACAACGATGCAGAACATATCCTTTCAGCCAAAAACTATGGCGGAATTGCTTCCAACTCTTGCCCTAAACG GTATATTATCTAAGGATGCAATACTGACGCTTACTGGTAAAAAGAAGCCTCGAAACACTATGGCAGTTAACCGAACAGCTGAGAAGGCCATGAAGCCACTAACTATGGCTGAAATGAGAGCTCAATTACAAG TTTTCAAAGGCCGCACCCCTTGCAAGGCTCAGCCCGCGACATCAACGAAGAAGAAAAACTGGAACTCTTCCATTAAAGTGGACAAGAGAGTGAGCCACACGGCAGAAGGGAAGCTGCGCAATAATGTGGTCAGAAAGGTTCTCAATTTCCAACCACCTAAACCTGTAGCTCCAGTTCAGGCCaaa ACCATATCAAATGCCCATGTATCAATGATGCCACCTGCTCACTCAAGAATGACTTTAACAGCAGCTGCATCCAAAGCTAGGATGACTCTTATGCCTCCGGAGACTCCAAAGTTTCCCAAACCAGAACACAGAGCAAAGAAGTCATTGTATACTCAAG CTAAAACAAATGTACGGATCAGCGGCATATGCAATATTCCAGAAACACCCGTAGAAACTAAACCACCAAAACCCAAAGTAACTATTGCCAACAAAGAAAACAGCTTGTACCAGGCTAATATTAACAGAAAATCCACTGCTCCCAAGCTCATCCACCACAAGAAGCTGGCGCCACCCCCCATACCTGACACACCTTTATCCAATGACTCCTGGAAATCTGGCAGCGATGCCAGtttcatacaaaaagaaaaGGAAATCCATGAAACTGAGGCTATAACAAATGCAATATTAGATGCACAACGCACTCTTGAGAACATAGCCGAGGTCTCACCACCCATCGCAACACCATTCAGGGAGTACAGAAACAATATAGAATGCCACAACAACTCCAGTGTTATGGACAATTCTAATGCTGAAAATGACACTATCATGTGCTTTGATAACCCTACTATGTTAGAAAGAGTCAATAATCAAGATGAAAGACTAAAGGGAAGTGAAAAAGTTGACAGAGAAGAAAGTGTGATTGTGTCATTATGTGACATGCTAAATAAAGCTACTGTCACTAACTCTGAGAGCATATCTAAGCTGGATGAGCTACTTAAAGTTGAACGGCAGACTGAGCACAACATTAAAATCATAGAAGATGGTATTCAAGCtcttaaaaatatcaaacaattGCAATGTAAAGAACTATCTCAAGTGAGGAAGCTGATaagagacagaagaaacagtaGAAAAGTGTCAGACAGTGATAAAGATACAACTTTAGTTGGTAACAGTGCTGAACCCCAAAGTCCTCCAAAGAGTCCAGTCGGTCACCCTTGTCCAGTTACCAGATTAAGTCCAAAATCCCCTTCTTATAAGATACCTAAAAGAACTCCATGTTTGAGGAAAAGGGTGTTTTATAAATCAATGCCTAATGTAGTGTCAGACATGAGCACTCCAGTGAAGTTAGATGGTGGGACAGCTTTAAACATGTATATGGAGATGAAAGAGCAGTTGCATTTCTTGAACACTCCGCTGGTGAAGGCGCGACCGGCGCTGGTGCCTGACACGCCGGCCATCACCTCGCAAAATCTTCAGATGCAACTAAATAGATTATACAACAGAAGCTAG
- the LOC134742527 gene encoding thioredoxin domain-containing protein 17-like, translating to MVTRVEIKGMDAFSKFTKDIDSSGPPVFFFFSGSKLPNGTSWCPDCVEAEPIVQAYLNELQKSIIFAYVDVGDRDYWKDKMCPFRTDPRSKLMVIPTLIRWKGVQRLEGSQCNKRELLQMMFEEDEE from the exons ATGGTGACTCGCGTAGAAATCAAAGGGATGGATGCGTTTTCAAAGTTCACCAAAGACATCGATAGTTCGGGGCCGCCGGTGTTCTTCTTTTTTAGCGGATCTAAGTTGCCTAATGGAACAAGTTGGTGTCCAGATTGTGTTGAGG CTGAACCTATAGTTCAAGCTTACCTTAATGAACTACAGAAGAGCATCATTTTCGCATATGTGGATGTTGGAGACAGAGACTA ctGGAAAGACAAAATGTGCCCATTCAGGACGGACCCCCGCTCCAAACTCATGGTAATACCGACACTTATCCGATGGAAAGGTGTCCAAAGGCTTGAGGGCAGCCAGTGCAACAAGCGCGAACTGCTGCAGATGATGTTCGAAGAAGATGAAGAGTAA